From one Mytilus trossulus isolate FHL-02 chromosome 10, PNRI_Mtr1.1.1.hap1, whole genome shotgun sequence genomic stretch:
- the LOC134687842 gene encoding uncharacterized protein LOC134687842 has protein sequence MYSSKISVILLFSILTFSTNIDGFLLEPDQTSNPGVNNQCISMDTCMYIAEKKELRNQMYQFQIENEKSLQILTNQIQHKFSAMDDKLQKYTTPNVTIEHETLEQKYRELELNFTLLQQNNRLLQGSYVNQKEELALLKNTTYEVLKELSELKQMKSVAQVLDLHDVQSEIQSLKQKSNAMMINQNARSQDFLALYNMTRIVENNVNQMRKNFTTQIISQGIILNAITARNLNNLSKRFHDIESKQNISFVNVASKITRLEGKVSNNSRQVAVTACASAYGTFSDNVLKFQTVKLEKGIS, from the exons ATGTATTCCAGCAAAATTTcagtgattttgttattttctattttaacattttcaacGAATATCGACGGATTTCTCCTTGAACCGGACCAAACATCGAATCCTGGAGTAAATAATCAATGTATTTCGAtggatacatgtatgtatatagcGGAAAAGAAGGAATTAAGAAACCAGATGTATCAGTTTCAAATCGAAAACgaaaaaagtttacaaatacTGACAAATCAGATACAACATAAGTTTTCTGCTATGGATGACAAACTACAAAAATATACGACACCTAATGTTACAATAGAACATGAGACGTTAGAGCAGAAATATCGTGAATTGGAATTAAACTTTACTTTACTCCAGCAAAACAATCGATTGCTACAAGGCAGCTACGTTAACCAAAAAGAAGAACTGGCATTATTGAAAAACACAACATACGAGGTACTCAAAGAACTGTCCGAACTGAAGCAGATGAAAAGTGTTGCGCAAGTTTTAGACTTGCATGATGTGCAAAGCGAAATTCAATCacttaaacaaaaatctaatGCAATGATGATTAATCAGAATGCTAGAAGCCAGGACTTTCTTGCTTTATATAATATGACTCGAATAGTGGAAAACAATGTtaatcaaatgagaaaaaactTTACAACTCAGATTATAAGTCAGGGAATTATACTAAACGCAATAACAGcaagaaatttaaataatttaagcAAAAGATTTCATGACATTGAATCGAAGCAAAATATTTCTTTCGTTAATGTCGCATCAAAAATTACTAGGCTCGAAGGAAAAGTTTCAAACAACAGCCGACAAG tggCAGTAACTGCTTGTGCATCAGCATATGGAACGTTTTCTGAcaatgtattaaaatttcaaaccgTGAAATTAGAAAAAGGAATAAGTTAG